TATGATATTATCAATCGGATGATGCCAAGTACCTCTTCTCTCCCACTGACCATGCCTATCAGCACGCTGCAGATAAAATCCATCTGGACGAATAGACCACCAACAATGATTTGCGCATTTTTTATGGAATTTGTCGTACCATCCATTTCCTTTGTAAACAGTAACTGTACCTTCATACCAACGATGATTGTCATACCAACGAAAATCACACCAAAAGTGTGTATTACGAATCAGTGATTGATGAAATTCCCATTCCCAATACTCACCTTTATGGAGCGTACGTTGACGTAGATCGTCATCATTAGACCTGCATTGCATATCCAACGAACCATCTATATCATTGCATACATTCACCCGCACAATATCATAATGGAACCATGTAAATGATGAACACTTGGGAACCAGTAACGGAAATAATAGCATAAACAACAGACTTACGGCATTGACATGGTTTGCAGTACCCATACTCGATTCTGAATGAGTCTAATGACGCCCTATCTATCTTTTTATTAACACAATGGCTTATCGGAATTAGTGGCAGAATCATTGGAGAATCTCTAGAATTTAAGGCTAACAAAGAATTGATCGATCACAGCTAAAAAGTTAATGGAGGAACATtgatatatacatatatagaCACTTGAATGACGGAACAATTTAGGAAACATATAGATCTTAATTGCACCATTCAATAGAAACAAACATTTGACAATATTATTTTtacccaaaaataaaagattagacATTTCATTTacgaaagagaaaaatctttTAATACACTGTTGTTAAAATTCCGATAGATGAGtatgtttaacaaattttacATAACATTAAGTCTTTTTTTCCTATTGCGCCAAAACTGAACATTTTTTATCTAACAATATTACAACCGACCATTGTAAAGTGAGTGATCACATACAGACCATGACGTATAAAAAGCAGGCATACTAGACGATTGCTACCACGGTGGGACGGCCAACCGAAGAAATCGGcatgaaaatatcattttttctgacACGATGGGATTGTCTGACACGGAAAATTACCCGATGTATAAACTAAAATATGGCTTCATAATGTGTAATGCATCCTTTGTGGGGTTTGGACAATGGtaatgcattcaattttcgaaaattgtgcctgAAGTGAAAGTATCGTTTTTCTTAAAACGGAATGAGTACatcattttattagttgcaaAGGAAAATAAGGTGATTCATTAACCAAAATATGGCtatataaagtattatgtatccttcgtggtggtttgcataatgcatatacatttaattttcgaaaattatgcctaaaatgataatttctttcgaatttttagtaaaaattctaaatttgatattgttgtttgtactcattgcataAATTTTATaataacctttccaacgagataaaatttgtaaaattctaaggcacgGAAttctagatatgttatattaaattttggttgccaattatacccctaaaaaacAGGATACACTAtgagttatagtaattggactaaaagggaggggCATTTTCAGATTTTCAGGTGCACACTACCAAaaaaaatccaatctttttgcgtcaaattggaaaaaaaaatcatgctTCACATTGACACGAAATCACTATATATAGAGTCCTCCATTGCTTCGCTCGGCCGGCCTAataattgtatttgtgcaatAACCTATACGCAATGCTTTTCGTTTAGGCTTTCAACTACTTGGTTAAGGAGAACGTTTTCTTTCCCGTGCCGCGTTAGTAGAAACCCATCATTTGGTTCTCTAATTTGGCATGTGCAAGATGTACCCATTTTATTTCTGATTATAACTTTACCATTGATTCGAATCAGAATCTGCCG
This DNA window, taken from Papaver somniferum cultivar HN1 chromosome 3, ASM357369v1, whole genome shotgun sequence, encodes the following:
- the LOC113361766 gene encoding S-protein homolog 29-like isoform X1 — translated: MGTANHVNAVSLLFMLLFPLLVPKCSSFTWFHYDIVRVNVCNDIDGSLDMQCRSNDDDLRQRTLHKGEYWEWEFHQSLIRNTHFWCDFRWYDNHRWYEGTVTVYKGNGWYDKFHKKCANHCWWSIRPDGFYLQRADRHGQWERRENNIEGERS
- the LOC113361766 gene encoding uncharacterized protein LOC113361766 isoform X3, producing the protein MSMPSNDDDLRQRTLHKGTVTVYKGNGWYDKFHKKCANHCWWSIRPDGFYLQRADRHGQWERRGTWHHPIDNII
- the LOC113361766 gene encoding uncharacterized protein LOC113361766 isoform X2, translating into MGTANHVNAVSLLFMLLFPLLVPKCSSFTWFHYDIVRVNVCNDIDGSLDMQCRSNDDDLRQRTLHKGTVTVYKGNGWYDKFHKKCANHCWWSIRPDGFYLQRADRHGQWERRGTWHHPIDNII